The following are encoded together in the Ralstonia insidiosa genome:
- a CDS encoding arginine/lysine/ornithine decarboxylase → MKFRFPVIIIDEDFRSENVSGSGIRALAQAIEQEGMEVTGLTSYGDLTSFAQQSSRASTFIVSIDDDEFINPDNDKPEPEAVENLRSFVAEVRRRNADIPIFLYGETRTSRHLPNDVLRELHGFIHMFEDTPEFVARHIIREARNYLDSLPPPFFKALIDYAQDSSYSWHCPGHSGGVAFLKSPVGQVFHQFFGENMLRADVCNAVEELGQLLDHTGPVAASERNAARIFGSDHMFFVTNGTSTSNKMVWHANVAPGDIVVVDRNCHKSILHAIMMTGAIPVFLMPTRNHFGIIGPIPKSEFEPETIAKKIADHPFASQAKNKKPRILTITQGTYDGVLYNAEMIKNMLSTEIDTLHFDEAWLPHASFHPFYEDMHAIGHGRARSKDALVFATQSTHKLLAGLSQASQILVQDSETRKLDTYRFNEAYLMHTSTSPQYSIIASCDVAAAMMEAPGGTALVEESIAEALDFRRAMRKVEQEYVGTNGGNGKGDDWWFKVWGPNDLSDEGIEEREAWMLKANERWHGFGNLAEDFNLLDPIKATIITPGLDVDGKFSDSGIPAAIVTRYLAEHGIIVEKTGLYSFFIMFTIGITKGRWNSLVTELQQFKDDYDNNQPCWRVLPEFVRQFPQYERIGLRELCDSIHSVYQANDVARVTTEMYLSIMEPAMKPSDAWAKMAHRETERVAIDDLEGRITAILLTPYPPGIPLLIPGERFNKTIVQYLQFAREFNKLFPGFETDIHGLVEEEIDGKTGYFVDCVR, encoded by the coding sequence ATGAAATTCCGCTTTCCCGTCATCATCATCGACGAGGACTTCCGCTCCGAGAACGTCTCCGGGTCGGGCATTCGCGCGCTGGCCCAGGCCATCGAGCAAGAGGGCATGGAGGTCACGGGCCTTACCAGCTATGGTGACCTGACCTCGTTCGCGCAGCAGTCGAGCCGTGCGTCCACTTTCATCGTCTCGATCGACGACGACGAATTCATCAACCCGGACAACGACAAGCCGGAGCCGGAAGCGGTTGAAAACCTGCGCAGCTTCGTCGCTGAAGTGCGCCGCCGCAACGCTGACATCCCTATCTTCCTGTACGGCGAAACGCGCACCTCGCGCCACCTGCCGAACGACGTGCTGCGCGAACTGCACGGCTTCATCCACATGTTCGAGGACACGCCGGAGTTCGTGGCCCGACACATCATCCGTGAAGCGCGCAACTACCTCGATTCACTGCCGCCGCCGTTCTTCAAGGCGCTGATCGACTACGCGCAAGACAGCTCGTATTCGTGGCACTGCCCGGGGCACTCGGGCGGCGTGGCGTTCCTGAAGAGCCCGGTGGGCCAGGTGTTCCACCAGTTCTTCGGCGAGAACATGCTGCGCGCCGACGTCTGCAACGCGGTGGAAGAACTCGGCCAGCTGCTCGACCACACGGGCCCGGTGGCCGCATCCGAGCGCAACGCTGCGCGCATCTTCGGCTCGGACCACATGTTCTTCGTGACCAACGGCACGTCCACGTCGAACAAGATGGTGTGGCACGCCAACGTGGCACCCGGCGACATCGTCGTGGTGGACCGCAACTGCCACAAGTCGATCCTGCACGCGATCATGATGACGGGCGCGATCCCCGTGTTCTTGATGCCGACGCGCAACCACTTCGGCATCATCGGCCCGATCCCGAAGAGCGAGTTCGAGCCGGAGACGATCGCCAAGAAGATCGCCGATCATCCGTTTGCCAGCCAGGCCAAGAACAAGAAGCCGCGCATCCTGACCATCACGCAGGGTACGTACGACGGCGTGCTGTACAACGCCGAGATGATCAAGAACATGCTGTCGACCGAAATCGACACGCTGCACTTTGACGAAGCGTGGCTGCCGCACGCATCGTTCCACCCGTTCTACGAGGACATGCACGCCATCGGCCACGGCCGCGCGCGCAGCAAGGACGCGCTGGTGTTTGCCACGCAGTCTACGCACAAGCTGCTGGCCGGTCTGTCGCAGGCCTCGCAGATCCTCGTGCAGGATTCGGAGACGCGCAAGCTCGATACGTACCGCTTCAACGAGGCGTATCTGATGCACACGTCGACGAGCCCGCAGTACTCGATCATTGCGTCTTGCGACGTGGCCGCGGCGATGATGGAAGCGCCGGGCGGCACCGCGCTGGTGGAAGAGAGCATTGCCGAGGCCCTGGACTTCCGCCGCGCCATGCGCAAGGTGGAGCAGGAATACGTCGGCACGAACGGCGGAAATGGCAAGGGCGACGACTGGTGGTTCAAGGTCTGGGGCCCGAACGACCTGTCGGACGAAGGCATTGAAGAGCGCGAAGCGTGGATGCTCAAGGCCAACGAGCGCTGGCACGGCTTCGGCAACCTGGCCGAAGACTTCAACCTGCTCGACCCGATCAAGGCCACCATCATCACCCCCGGCCTGGACGTGGACGGCAAGTTCAGCGATTCGGGCATCCCGGCCGCCATCGTCACGCGCTACCTGGCCGAGCACGGCATCATCGTCGAGAAGACCGGTCTGTACTCGTTCTTCATCATGTTCACCATCGGCATCACCAAGGGCCGCTGGAACTCGCTGGTGACCGAGCTGCAGCAGTTCAAGGACGACTACGACAACAACCAGCCGTGCTGGCGCGTGTTGCCGGAGTTCGTGCGCCAGTTCCCGCAGTACGAGCGCATCGGCCTGCGCGAGCTGTGCGACAGCATCCACAGCGTGTACCAGGCCAACGACGTGGCCCGCGTGACGACCGAGATGTACCTGTCGATCATGGAACCGGCGATGAAGCCGTCGGACGCCTGGGCCAAGATGGCCCACCGCGAAACCGAACGCGTGGCGATCGACGACCTGGAAGGCCGCATCACTGCCATCCTGCTGACGCCGTATCCGCCGGGCATTCCGCTGCTGATCCCTGGCGAGCGCTTCAACAAGACGATCGTGCAGTACCTGCAGTTTGCGCGTGAGTTCAACAAGCTGTTCCCGGGCTTCGAAACCGATATCCACGGCCTTGTGGAAGAGGAAATCGACGGCAAGACGGGTTACTTCGTCGACTGCGTGCGCTGA
- the dcd gene encoding dCTP deaminase, giving the protein MSIKSDKWIRRMAEQHGMIEPFEPGQVRESEGRRIVSYGTSSYGYDIRCADEFKIFTNINSTIVDPKNFDEKSFVDFKGDVCIIPPNSFALARTMEYFRIPRTVLTVCLGKSTYARCGIIVNVTPFEPEWEGYVTLEFSNTTPLPAKIYAGEGCAQVLFFESDEECETSYKDRGGKYQGQHGVTLPKT; this is encoded by the coding sequence ATGAGCATCAAATCCGACAAGTGGATCCGCCGCATGGCCGAGCAGCACGGCATGATCGAGCCGTTCGAGCCCGGTCAGGTGCGCGAGTCCGAAGGGCGCCGCATCGTCTCCTACGGCACGTCGAGCTACGGCTACGACATCCGCTGCGCCGACGAATTCAAGATCTTCACCAACATCAACAGCACCATCGTCGATCCGAAGAACTTCGACGAGAAGTCGTTTGTCGACTTCAAGGGCGATGTGTGCATCATCCCGCCGAACTCGTTCGCGCTGGCCCGCACGATGGAGTACTTCCGCATCCCGCGCACGGTGCTGACCGTGTGTCTGGGCAAGAGCACGTACGCGCGCTGCGGGATCATCGTCAACGTCACGCCGTTCGAACCCGAGTGGGAAGGCTACGTGACGCTGGAGTTCTCGAACACCACGCCGCTGCCCGCCAAGATCTACGCCGGCGAAGGCTGCGCGCAGGTGCTGTTCTTCGAGAGCGACGAGGAGTGCGAAACCTCGTACAAGGACCGTGGCGGCAAGTACCAGGGCCAGCACGGTGTGACGCTGCCCAAGACCTAG